The following coding sequences are from one Streptomyces sp. NBC_01485 window:
- a CDS encoding MarR family winged helix-turn-helix transcriptional regulator, producing MTAEAADRDPGTGPEGHKGPLTIYLVKQLELAIRSFMDEALRPYGLTTVQYTALTVLRHRGGLSSAQLARRSFVRPQSMHEIVRSLEERGLIERAHAPGNRRIMKARLTREGQELLAACEPAVQKLEDRLLLDMPEKRRSAFRQGLEDGLASLTERHHG from the coding sequence ATGACGGCGGAGGCAGCCGACCGGGATCCGGGCACGGGCCCCGAGGGGCACAAGGGCCCGCTGACGATCTATCTCGTCAAGCAACTCGAACTGGCCATCCGCTCCTTCATGGACGAGGCACTGCGGCCGTACGGGCTCACGACCGTCCAGTACACGGCTCTGACCGTGCTGCGGCACCGGGGCGGGCTCTCCTCCGCGCAGTTGGCCCGCCGCTCCTTCGTCAGACCCCAGTCGATGCACGAGATCGTGCGCTCGCTGGAGGAGCGTGGGCTGATCGAGCGCGCCCACGCCCCGGGCAACCGGCGGATCATGAAGGCCCGGTTGACCCGGGAGGGCCAGGAACTGCTGGCGGCCTGCGAGCCGGCGGTGCAGAAGCTGGAGGACCGGTTACTGCTCGACATGCCGGAGAAACGGCGGTCCGCGTTCCGCCAGGGACTGGAGGACGGCCTCGCCTCCCTGACGGAACGCCACCACGGCTGA
- a CDS encoding family 43 glycosylhydrolase, producing the protein MTRSRCLSALIALFTVAVAFLVAPPASAAVAFTSTGVNQNGGNCLDLPGSSSTEGTQLRAFACSSGANQNFGYTLLSGTSDTYTITTQSGQCVDVYGASTADNAAIIQWPCHGETNQQWRLVAVSAGGTDRTFNLVSVSSGKCVAPSGGSSASNTNLVQLPCAAANGRVWRLPAFTGGGGTSPRTFTNPLSQHGPDPWLTYYDGYYYLATTTWNSTVTMRKASTLAGLATATDQVIFNLTRPNGAGTMWAPEFHLLDGPGGKRWYFYYTAGREPYDLGTQRIHVLESAGLDPMGPYSFKADLLDPTQDNTWELDPGILQLNGQLYLLGTFYNGSQPMFIRPLSNPWTASGTRRVLSTPTYNWETVGGAVNEGAEVLQRGGKTFIVYSASHCSTPDYKLGMLTYNGGDPLNSSSWVKSANPVFQRSNANGVYGPGHNGFFKSPDGTEDWIVYHANNSAGGGCDMNRTTRAQKFTWNADGTPNFGTPVALGVTLTAPSGE; encoded by the coding sequence GTGACCCGTTCCCGATGCCTGTCCGCGCTCATCGCCCTGTTCACCGTGGCGGTCGCCTTCCTCGTGGCGCCGCCCGCGTCCGCCGCCGTCGCGTTCACCTCGACCGGAGTCAACCAGAACGGCGGCAACTGCCTCGACCTGCCCGGGAGTTCGTCGACCGAGGGGACCCAACTGCGCGCCTTCGCCTGCTCGTCGGGCGCGAACCAGAACTTCGGCTACACCCTGCTCTCCGGCACGAGTGACACGTACACGATCACCACCCAGTCCGGTCAGTGCGTGGACGTCTACGGCGCGTCCACGGCGGACAACGCGGCGATCATCCAGTGGCCCTGCCACGGCGAGACGAACCAGCAGTGGCGGCTGGTCGCCGTGTCGGCCGGCGGCACCGACAGGACGTTCAACCTGGTCTCCGTGAGCTCGGGCAAGTGCGTCGCGCCGAGCGGCGGTTCATCGGCGTCGAACACGAACCTGGTGCAACTGCCGTGTGCCGCCGCGAACGGCAGGGTGTGGCGGTTGCCCGCCTTCACCGGCGGTGGCGGCACGAGCCCGCGCACGTTCACCAACCCGCTGTCCCAGCACGGGCCGGACCCCTGGCTGACGTACTACGACGGGTACTACTACCTGGCCACGACCACCTGGAACTCGACGGTCACCATGCGCAAGGCGAGCACCCTCGCGGGGCTCGCCACGGCCACCGACCAGGTGATCTTCAACCTCACCCGGCCCAACGGCGCGGGCACGATGTGGGCGCCGGAGTTCCATCTGCTCGACGGGCCGGGCGGCAAGCGCTGGTACTTCTACTACACGGCCGGCCGGGAGCCGTACGACCTGGGCACCCAGCGGATCCACGTGCTGGAGAGCGCCGGGCTCGACCCCATGGGGCCCTACAGCTTCAAGGCCGACCTGCTCGACCCGACGCAGGACAACACATGGGAGCTGGACCCGGGCATCCTGCAGCTCAACGGCCAGTTGTATCTGCTCGGCACGTTCTACAACGGCTCGCAGCCCATGTTCATCCGGCCGCTGTCGAACCCGTGGACGGCGAGCGGCACCCGCCGGGTGCTGTCCACGCCGACCTACAACTGGGAGACGGTGGGCGGCGCGGTGAACGAGGGCGCCGAGGTGCTCCAGCGGGGCGGCAAGACGTTCATCGTGTACTCGGCGAGCCACTGCTCCACGCCCGACTACAAGTTGGGGATGCTGACGTACAACGGGGGCGACCCGCTCAACTCCTCGTCATGGGTCAAGTCGGCGAACCCGGTGTTCCAGCGGTCCAACGCCAACGGCGTGTACGGCCCCGGGCACAACGGGTTCTTCAAGTCGCCCGACGGGACCGAGGACTGGATCGTCTACCACGCCAACAACTCCGCGGGCGGCGGCTGCGACATGAACCGCACGACCAGGGCGCAGAAGTTCACCTGGAACGCCGACGGCACACCGAACTTCGGCACCCCGGTGGCCCTCGGCGTCACCCTGACCGCGCCGTCGGGGGAATGA
- a CDS encoding discoidin domain-containing protein, whose amino-acid sequence MKRLLVALVLILCSVCSVNPAAAAQTIGFPSFGGPAIPAPPVAYTPGDMMRSIYDSESSGTDFWMDRLLARSGDDPSGPWLMSRGRALFMKEHDPSRLGFAGKVAYWESISDNNAYTVAITPGTFTEQVNQRWQAPSYWKSVHSSGSVAVTQTKFVTENNVAVTNLSIKNNGSASTTLQLRATSPYATSGTGSELTGQVNVYNNLTTIRPRFTGDGFTVSSGGLNRSVTVAAGATVTAKVVMGFVTDEIPESLTEYNAYAGYSNATAFATHVKAYNLWWAQNVPYIDVPEGAIKKNIYYRWWLMRFNNLDADIPGQTFQFPTSTEGVLGYNNAIALTQPMHIDDLKYLRNPAYAYGDWLSVGQVSKGGRFLDNPGDPENWSNSYTQYIAEAAWRSYQIHGGQPAIAGNLAHYAEGDVKGQLAYYDHDNNKLIEYDWGALTGNDADAVSFHWKPGNMDRAESAYQYSGALAAAQAYEAVGNTAKATEMRTLATQIKDAIVNVLWNPSRQLFEHRLKSTNEWVPWKEINNYYPFSVGAVPNTATYKQALRLFDDPAQYPVFPFYTANQADKKAAADAGNPGSNNFSTINSTVQFRLYSSVLRNYPNSWMTANDYKKLLYWNTWAQYVGGNTQWPDANEFWADWNGSNIDYRSWIHHNILGSSNWTVVEDVAGLRPRNDAKVELSPINIGWDHFTVNNLRYRNADLTIVWDDPADGVVRYPGVPEGYSIYVNGSRAATVNSLVPFTWDPATGDVTTSGTVGYHTAVPGLQAPNQVVQSSPRMVDMLAKAGVDLTGTPTNLAAGATTSASYTGSGSTTAGAVDGYPTNEPFWGAGGSPNSQDWYELNFGAARTLNEVRLYFKDSRPASTAYRAPSAYTIQYYDGSSWVNVPGQSKSPAAARANYNLVQFPAITAQRVRILATNASGAKTGLTEVKAFNRGGVQPPAPPANLAASATPSASYTSSWESVAAVNDGIDPPSSNDTVNPRWGTWPETGQQWAELTWPTAQTLNKAEVYFFDDDDGIDMPASWKLQYWNGSAYVDVPGASGYPLVKNQYNAVTFTATSTTRLRVLLTGNGTNSVGLLEAKVYGP is encoded by the coding sequence ATGAAGCGCCTCCTCGTCGCCCTCGTGCTCATCCTCTGTTCCGTCTGTTCCGTGAACCCGGCCGCCGCCGCGCAGACGATCGGGTTCCCCAGCTTCGGCGGACCCGCGATCCCGGCCCCGCCCGTCGCCTACACACCGGGCGACATGATGCGGAGCATCTACGACTCCGAGAGTTCGGGAACCGACTTCTGGATGGACCGTCTGCTCGCCCGTTCCGGCGACGATCCCTCCGGGCCCTGGCTGATGAGCCGTGGGCGCGCGCTGTTCATGAAGGAGCACGACCCCTCCCGGCTCGGGTTCGCCGGCAAGGTCGCCTACTGGGAGAGCATCAGCGACAACAACGCCTACACCGTCGCGATCACCCCGGGCACCTTCACCGAGCAGGTCAACCAACGCTGGCAGGCGCCCAGTTACTGGAAGAGCGTGCATTCCAGCGGCTCGGTCGCGGTCACCCAGACCAAGTTCGTCACCGAGAACAACGTGGCCGTGACCAACCTGTCGATCAAGAACAACGGCAGCGCCTCCACCACGTTGCAGTTGCGGGCGACCTCGCCGTACGCCACCTCGGGCACCGGCAGCGAACTGACCGGGCAGGTGAACGTCTACAACAACCTCACCACCATCCGGCCGAGGTTCACCGGCGACGGATTCACGGTCTCGAGCGGCGGCCTCAACCGGTCCGTCACCGTCGCCGCCGGCGCCACGGTGACCGCCAAGGTGGTGATGGGCTTCGTCACCGACGAGATCCCCGAGTCGCTCACCGAGTACAACGCCTACGCGGGCTACTCGAACGCGACCGCCTTCGCGACGCACGTGAAGGCCTACAACCTGTGGTGGGCGCAGAACGTGCCCTACATCGACGTACCCGAAGGCGCGATCAAGAAGAACATCTACTACCGCTGGTGGCTGATGCGCTTCAACAACCTGGACGCCGACATCCCCGGGCAGACCTTCCAGTTCCCGACGTCGACCGAGGGCGTCCTCGGCTACAACAACGCGATCGCGCTCACCCAGCCGATGCACATCGACGACCTCAAATACCTGCGCAACCCGGCCTACGCGTACGGCGACTGGCTGAGCGTCGGCCAGGTCTCCAAGGGCGGGCGGTTCCTCGACAACCCCGGTGACCCGGAGAACTGGTCGAACAGCTACACCCAGTACATCGCCGAGGCGGCCTGGCGGAGCTACCAGATCCATGGCGGGCAGCCGGCGATCGCGGGCAACCTCGCCCACTACGCCGAAGGTGACGTCAAGGGTCAACTCGCCTACTACGACCACGACAACAACAAGCTCATCGAGTACGACTGGGGCGCGCTGACGGGCAACGACGCCGACGCGGTGTCCTTCCACTGGAAGCCCGGCAACATGGACCGCGCCGAGTCCGCCTACCAGTACAGCGGGGCGCTCGCCGCCGCCCAGGCGTACGAGGCGGTCGGCAACACGGCCAAGGCGACCGAGATGCGCACACTGGCGACGCAGATCAAGGACGCCATCGTCAACGTGCTGTGGAACCCCAGCCGGCAGTTGTTCGAGCACCGGCTGAAGTCGACCAACGAGTGGGTGCCCTGGAAGGAGATCAACAACTACTACCCGTTCTCGGTCGGGGCCGTCCCCAACACCGCGACGTACAAGCAGGCCCTGCGCCTGTTCGACGACCCGGCCCAGTACCCGGTCTTCCCCTTCTACACGGCCAACCAGGCCGACAAGAAGGCGGCGGCCGACGCCGGGAACCCCGGCTCCAACAACTTCTCCACCATCAACTCGACCGTTCAGTTCCGGCTCTACTCCTCGGTGTTGCGCAACTACCCCAACTCCTGGATGACCGCGAACGACTACAAGAAGCTCCTCTACTGGAACACCTGGGCGCAGTACGTCGGCGGCAACACCCAGTGGCCCGACGCCAACGAGTTCTGGGCCGACTGGAACGGCAGCAACATCGACTACCGGTCCTGGATCCACCACAACATCCTGGGCAGCAGCAACTGGACGGTCGTCGAGGACGTCGCCGGTCTGCGGCCCCGCAACGACGCGAAGGTCGAGCTCTCCCCGATCAACATCGGCTGGGACCACTTCACCGTCAACAACCTGCGCTACCGCAACGCCGACCTGACCATCGTCTGGGACGACCCGGCCGACGGCGTGGTGCGCTACCCGGGCGTCCCGGAGGGCTACTCGATCTACGTCAACGGCAGCCGGGCGGCGACCGTCAACTCGCTGGTGCCGTTCACCTGGGACCCGGCGACCGGGGACGTGACCACGAGCGGCACGGTCGGCTACCACACGGCCGTCCCCGGCCTCCAGGCTCCCAACCAGGTCGTGCAGAGCAGCCCCCGGATGGTCGACATGCTCGCCAAGGCCGGCGTCGACCTGACCGGCACCCCCACCAACCTGGCCGCCGGGGCGACGACTTCGGCGTCGTACACCGGATCCGGCAGCACGACCGCCGGCGCGGTCGACGGGTATCCCACGAACGAGCCGTTCTGGGGCGCGGGCGGGTCCCCCAACAGCCAGGACTGGTACGAGCTGAACTTCGGCGCCGCCCGCACGCTGAACGAGGTGCGTCTGTACTTCAAGGACAGCCGTCCGGCGAGCACCGCCTACCGGGCGCCGTCCGCCTACACCATCCAGTACTACGACGGCAGTTCCTGGGTGAACGTGCCGGGACAGTCCAAGAGCCCGGCGGCAGCGCGGGCCAACTACAACCTGGTGCAGTTCCCCGCGATCACCGCCCAGCGCGTACGGATCCTGGCCACCAACGCCTCCGGGGCCAAGACGGGCCTCACCGAGGTCAAGGCGTTCAACCGGGGCGGTGTCCAGCCGCCCGCGCCACCGGCCAACCTCGCCGCGTCGGCGACGCCGTCCGCGTCGTACACCTCCTCCTGGGAGAGCGTCGCCGCGGTCAACGACGGGATCGACCCGCCGTCGTCCAACGACACGGTCAACCCGCGCTGGGGCACCTGGCCGGAGACCGGCCAGCAGTGGGCCGAGCTGACCTGGCCTACGGCGCAGACCCTCAACAAGGCCGAGGTGTACTTCTTCGACGACGACGACGGCATCGACATGCCGGCCTCCTGGAAACTCCAGTACTGGAACGGCAGCGCCTACGTCGACGTGCCCGGCGCGAGCGGCTATCCCCTGGTCAAGAACCAGTACAACGCCGTCACCTTCACCGCCACGAGCACCACCCGGCTACGGGTGCTGCTCACCGGCAACGGCACCAACTCCGTCGGCCTCCTCGAAGCAAAGGTGTACGGACCGTGA
- a CDS encoding LacI family DNA-binding transcriptional regulator: MTPAVGPSRSQPTTLSDVARLAGVSIATASKALNGRSQVRAETRQRVIEAAERLAFRPNQLARGLLVGRSGTVGLLTSDLEGRFSIPILMGAEDAFGAGEVAVFLCDARGDAIREQHHVRALLGRRVDGLIVVGSRTDPRPSLGRELPVPVVYAYAPSDDPADLSIVPDSVDAGRIAVEHLLACGRTRIAHITGDPGYAAAHDRAEGARAALAEAGLTPVGEPRFGAWSEGWGRAATALLLDRHPDVDAVLCGSDQIARGVMDVLRERGHRVPEDVAVMGFDNWQVLTASSRPPLTSVDMNLEQVGRAAAHALFTAIGGARRSGIETVRCRVIIRGSTAPLS, translated from the coding sequence ATGACACCGGCCGTCGGCCCCTCTCGTTCGCAGCCCACCACGCTCAGCGACGTCGCCCGGCTGGCCGGCGTGTCCATCGCGACCGCGTCCAAGGCCCTGAACGGCCGCAGCCAGGTGCGCGCCGAGACCCGGCAGCGGGTGATCGAGGCCGCCGAGCGGCTGGCCTTCCGGCCGAACCAGCTCGCCCGCGGGCTGCTCGTCGGGCGGTCTGGGACCGTCGGTCTGCTCACCAGTGACCTGGAGGGCCGGTTCAGCATCCCGATCCTCATGGGCGCCGAGGACGCCTTCGGGGCGGGCGAGGTCGCGGTGTTCCTGTGCGACGCCCGCGGCGACGCGATCCGCGAGCAGCACCATGTGCGCGCGCTGCTGGGCCGCCGGGTCGACGGTCTCATCGTGGTCGGCAGCCGGACCGACCCGCGCCCGTCGCTGGGCCGCGAGCTGCCCGTCCCCGTCGTCTACGCGTACGCCCCGTCGGACGATCCGGCGGATCTGTCCATCGTCCCCGACAGCGTCGACGCCGGCCGGATCGCGGTCGAGCACCTGCTGGCCTGCGGCCGTACCCGGATCGCGCACATCACCGGCGACCCCGGGTACGCCGCGGCGCACGACCGGGCCGAGGGCGCCCGCGCCGCGCTCGCCGAGGCCGGTCTCACCCCGGTCGGCGAACCGCGGTTCGGGGCCTGGTCGGAGGGCTGGGGGCGGGCGGCCACCGCGCTGCTGCTCGACCGGCACCCGGACGTCGACGCCGTGCTGTGCGGAAGCGACCAGATCGCCCGGGGCGTGATGGACGTCCTGCGCGAGCGCGGGCACCGGGTTCCGGAGGACGTGGCGGTCATGGGCTTCGACAACTGGCAGGTCCTGACCGCCTCCTCGCGCCCGCCGCTGACCAGCGTCGACATGAACCTCGAGCAGGTCGGCCGGGCGGCGGCTCACGCCCTGTTCACCGCGATCGGCGGGGCACGGCGCTCGGGGATCGAGACCGTGCGCTGCCGCGTGATCATCAGGGGATCGACGGCCCCGCTGTCCTGA
- a CDS encoding ABC transporter substrate-binding protein, whose product MGSTTGPRGPIRRLATGVVALLAAASLVTACGSGDGGSDGGGGGKTADAKGADDGSTLTMWTRAATRPQSEALVKAYNAHHKNKIELTVVPTDDYQAKVGAAAGSKDLPDLFASDVVFVPNYTTSGLFADLTQRIDALPFADKLAQSHIKAGTYEGKKYVVPHTLDLSVLFYNKELYRRAKLDPAKPPATLADWDRQARAVDALGGGVDGTFFGGNCGGCGVFTWWPSIWAGGADVLNQEGTEAELDSATAKKVYDTYRGWVKDDIVAPGARDETGTTWTGVFPKGKVGVMPMPSTTLGLMPKNLDLGVAPIPGPDGGKSTFVGGDAIGIAATSKKADQAWNFLAWTLGDDAQVNVVAAHKDVVARTDLASNKYSAADPRLVMINQLVADGRTPYALKFGQTFNDPNGPWLSLMRDAVFGDGSSVDKDNKAVTASLAD is encoded by the coding sequence ATGGGGAGCACGACCGGACCACGTGGACCCATCCGCCGGCTCGCCACCGGTGTCGTCGCGCTCCTAGCCGCCGCGAGCCTGGTCACGGCCTGCGGGTCGGGGGACGGCGGCTCGGACGGCGGGGGCGGTGGCAAGACGGCGGACGCCAAGGGCGCCGACGACGGCAGCACGCTGACGATGTGGACGCGCGCCGCGACCCGGCCGCAGAGCGAGGCACTGGTCAAGGCCTACAACGCGCACCACAAGAACAAGATCGAGCTGACCGTCGTCCCGACCGACGACTACCAGGCCAAGGTCGGCGCCGCCGCCGGGTCCAAGGACCTGCCCGACCTGTTCGCCTCCGACGTGGTGTTCGTGCCGAACTACACCACCAGCGGGCTCTTCGCCGACCTCACCCAGCGCATCGACGCCCTGCCCTTCGCCGACAAGCTGGCCCAGTCGCACATCAAGGCCGGCACGTACGAGGGCAAGAAGTACGTCGTCCCGCACACCCTCGACCTGTCGGTGCTCTTCTACAACAAGGAGCTCTACCGGCGGGCGAAACTCGACCCCGCGAAGCCGCCCGCCACCCTGGCCGACTGGGACCGGCAGGCGCGGGCCGTGGACGCCCTGGGCGGCGGTGTCGACGGCACCTTCTTCGGCGGCAACTGCGGCGGCTGCGGCGTCTTCACCTGGTGGCCGTCCATCTGGGCCGGGGGCGCGGACGTGCTCAACCAGGAGGGAACCGAGGCCGAGCTCGACTCCGCCACCGCGAAGAAGGTCTACGACACCTACCGGGGATGGGTGAAGGACGACATCGTCGCCCCCGGCGCCCGCGACGAGACGGGTACGACCTGGACCGGCGTCTTCCCGAAGGGCAAGGTCGGCGTCATGCCCATGCCGTCGACCACCCTGGGCCTGATGCCCAAGAACCTGGACCTCGGCGTCGCGCCCATCCCCGGACCCGACGGCGGCAAGTCCACCTTCGTCGGCGGCGACGCCATCGGCATCGCCGCGACCAGCAAGAAGGCCGACCAGGCCTGGAACTTCCTCGCCTGGACCCTGGGCGACGACGCCCAGGTGAACGTGGTCGCCGCCCACAAGGACGTCGTGGCGCGCACCGACCTCGCGTCCAACAAGTACTCCGCCGCCGACCCGCGCCTGGTCATGATCAACCAGCTCGTGGCGGACGGCCGTACCCCGTACGCGCTGAAGTTCGGCCAGACCTTCAACGACCCCAACGGCCCCTGGCTGTCCCTGATGCGCGACGCCGTCTTCGGCGACGGGTCGTCCGTCGACAAGGACAACAAGGCCGTCACCGCCTCACTGGCCGACTGA
- a CDS encoding carbohydrate ABC transporter permease, whose amino-acid sequence MQVKAPDRATAEHRTRTRTRTPAVRQARRPRGSVPRWRSRTVQGLGYAAPTAVFVAVFFLLPLLLVGQMSLSDWPLLAGDKGANAPENYTDVTDSPLFWPAVRFTLLYTVIVTVVLLGLALLLALLVQESRPGAGFFRTVYFLPGALGLASASLLFWGLYSPTTGPLSSALEKLGLVDDPVSFLGTPNSALLSTVFLVVWKFAGFYMLILLVGLQRIPHEVYEAARMDGASRGQIFRSITLPLLRPSLALSLLLCVTGSLLAFDQFFVLTKGGPDNSTVTVVQLIYREAFQRLNLGTAAALSIVVLAALLLLNAAQFRGLRRADES is encoded by the coding sequence ATGCAGGTGAAGGCGCCCGACCGCGCGACCGCCGAGCACCGGACCCGGACGCGGACCCGGACTCCGGCAGTGCGCCAGGCCCGCCGCCCCCGTGGGTCCGTGCCCCGCTGGCGCTCCCGCACGGTGCAGGGCCTCGGGTACGCCGCCCCCACGGCCGTGTTCGTCGCCGTCTTCTTCCTGCTGCCCCTCCTCCTCGTCGGGCAGATGTCACTCAGCGACTGGCCGCTCCTCGCGGGCGACAAGGGCGCCAACGCCCCCGAGAACTACACCGACGTCACCGACAGCCCCCTGTTCTGGCCCGCCGTCCGCTTCACGCTCCTCTACACCGTGATCGTCACGGTCGTCCTCCTGGGCCTCGCGCTCCTCCTGGCCCTGCTCGTGCAGGAGTCCCGCCCCGGCGCCGGTTTCTTCCGTACGGTCTACTTCCTGCCCGGAGCCCTGGGCCTGGCCTCCGCCTCCCTCCTCTTCTGGGGCCTGTACAGCCCCACCACCGGCCCGCTCAGCAGCGCCCTGGAGAAACTCGGCCTGGTCGACGACCCGGTGTCCTTCCTCGGCACACCGAACTCCGCGCTGCTGTCGACGGTGTTCCTCGTCGTGTGGAAGTTCGCCGGTTTCTACATGCTGATCCTGCTCGTCGGCCTCCAGCGCATCCCGCACGAGGTGTACGAGGCGGCACGGATGGACGGCGCGAGCCGCGGCCAGATCTTCCGCTCCATCACCCTCCCGCTGCTGCGTCCGTCCCTCGCCCTGTCCCTCCTCCTCTGCGTCACCGGATCGCTGCTCGCCTTCGACCAGTTCTTCGTCCTCACCAAGGGCGGACCGGACAACAGCACCGTCACCGTCGTGCAGTTGATCTACCGCGAGGCGTTCCAGCGGCTGAACCTCGGCACCGCGGCAGCCCTGTCGATCGTCGTGCTGGCCGCGTTGCTCCTGCTCAACGCCGCGCAGTTCCGCGGTCTGCGCCGCGCCGACGAGTCCTGA
- a CDS encoding carbohydrate ABC transporter permease has product MLTRALGRTPYYVVAGGLAVIFLFPLLWNAWASVSAQPGTAQESGYGLGNYRTLLDYDAGLWRYLGNSTVVAALTVALTLGVSLLGGYAFARFDFPGKNLLFLLTLAILMVPYATLLIPLYVLLGRLHLQNSLLGLSLVLAMFQLPFATFMMRISFESVPRELEESALVDGCGTAGALRRILLPAVRPGLITVGLFAFLAAWNDFIAPLILISDSEKAPLPLAVANLRQQSMGAVDYGATEAGVVVLAVPCLLLFLLLQRHYVRGFMAGALKG; this is encoded by the coding sequence GTGCTCACCCGAGCCCTCGGCCGGACGCCCTACTACGTCGTCGCCGGCGGACTGGCCGTCATCTTCCTCTTCCCCCTGCTGTGGAACGCCTGGGCCTCGGTCAGCGCACAACCGGGCACGGCGCAGGAGTCCGGCTACGGCCTGGGCAACTACCGCACGCTGCTCGACTACGACGCCGGCCTGTGGCGCTACCTCGGCAACAGCACCGTCGTCGCCGCGCTCACCGTCGCGCTGACCCTCGGAGTCTCCCTGCTCGGCGGCTACGCCTTCGCCCGCTTCGACTTCCCCGGCAAGAACCTGCTGTTCCTGCTGACGCTGGCCATCCTCATGGTCCCGTACGCCACCCTCCTCATCCCGCTCTACGTGCTGCTCGGCCGGCTCCATCTGCAGAACTCGCTGCTGGGGCTGAGCCTGGTGCTGGCGATGTTCCAACTGCCGTTCGCCACCTTCATGATGCGGATCTCCTTCGAGTCGGTGCCGCGCGAACTGGAGGAGTCGGCGCTCGTCGACGGGTGCGGGACGGCGGGCGCGCTGCGCCGGATCCTCCTTCCGGCGGTGCGGCCGGGGCTGATCACCGTGGGGCTCTTCGCGTTCCTCGCCGCCTGGAACGACTTCATCGCGCCGCTGATCCTCATCTCCGACAGCGAGAAGGCGCCTCTGCCGCTGGCCGTCGCGAACCTGCGGCAGCAGAGCATGGGCGCCGTCGACTACGGCGCCACCGAGGCCGGGGTGGTGGTCCTCGCCGTGCCCTGCCTCCTGCTCTTCCTGCTGCTGCAACGGCACTACGTGCGGGGCTTCATGGCGGGCGCGCTCAAGGGCTGA